Genomic DNA from Sphingomonas hankookensis:
CCCCGACGACACATCGACCAGCGGCGCGCGCGTGACCCGGATCGCTTCCGCGACATTCCCCGCATCCAGCCCGCCCGACAGCGCCCAGGGGAGCGGATGGCGAAACCCGTCGAGCAGCCCCCAGTCGAACCGCAGCCCCATGCCCCCCGGCAACGCCGCGCCCGGCGGGGTCTTGGCATCGTAGAGCACCCGGTCCGCCGCACCGCTCAGCGCCCGCGCGCCGTCCAGATCGGCCCGTGTCTTGACCGCCACCGCGCCCCATGTCTCGCGCCCGGTCCGCGCGCGGATCGCTGCGATCCGCTCCGGCGCGGTCTTGTGCAGCTGGATCACGTTCAGCCGCGCCGCCGCCATCGCCGCATCGATCAGCGCGTCGTCGGGATCGACGAACACCCCGACCTTGGCGCGCCCGTTCGGCACCGCCTGCGCCAAGCCATTCGCCACATCGAAGCCGACATTGCGGGGGGAGGGCGGGAAGAACACGAACCCGACATGACTCGCTCCCGCCGCCAGCGCGGCGGACAGGGTGTCGGGGGTCGAGAGGCCGCAGATCTTGATGAGCGTCATGGGGCGGGGCTTAGAGGGTTGCGCCAGCAAAGAGAACCATTCGTCATTCCCGCGAAGGCGGGAATCCATACACGCCAACGTCTCGGCTCCATGCGCAGCGTCAGCGTCTATGGACTCCCGCCTGCGCGGGAGTGACGGTCCGAGGTTGTGGAGTGCAACCCCCAACCCAAACCGTCACCCCGGCCTTGATCCGGGGTCCCGCTTCTTCCTTCTTGCTGCCCTCGGAAGAAGAAAAAGCGGGACCCCGGATCAAGGCCGGGGTGACGAAGGATGTGCCACCCTCAACTCCGCCGGATCAACGCCCGCGCCAGCCGCCGGTCCTCCAGCGAATAATACAGCCAGATCGCTCCCCCGACGACCACCACCGATGCCGCGAACGCGATATCCGTCGCACTCCGGTCGTCGACCGGCGGCGGGGTCACCAGCGGCTGGATGCCGCGCGCCACGACGCGGGTGTAATCGGCATCGAACGCCACCCACCCGATCCGCCAGCGCGCATCGCGGGTCGCCCCGTTATAGAACATCACCGGCGTCGACGGATCGTCGGTCAGCAGCGGCCCGGTCGACAAATGCCAGTCGTCCCAGCTGTCGGTGCGCGGGGTGAAGGGCGTCGGCTGCTCGTCCCACGGCCCCGCCACATCCGGCCCGACGGCCAGCCCGACGCGCGACGCCTCGTCGGCGGCATATTCGTAGAATAGCCGCCATCCGCCATCGGCGGTCCGATCGACCGTCGCCTCCTTCGTATTCCCCTCCGACTTGGACGACGCCAGCGCCACCCCGCTCTTGGTCAGCGCATCCAGCGACGGCCCGGCGGCATAGGACAATTCGCCATGGGAATGATCCGACAGCACGCCCGAATAATAGACGACATAGCCGCGATCGGTCCGCACCA
This window encodes:
- a CDS encoding phosphoribosylanthranilate isomerase, coding for MTLIKICGLSTPDTLSAALAAGASHVGFVFFPPSPRNVGFDVANGLAQAVPNGRAKVGVFVDPDDALIDAAMAAARLNVIQLHKTAPERIAAIRARTGRETWGAVAVKTRADLDGARALSGAADRVLYDAKTPPGAALPGGMGLRFDWGLLDGFRHPLPWALSGGLDAGNVAEAIRVTRAPLVDVSSGVESAPGVKDAARILAFCTAVRGA
- a CDS encoding glycosidase, translated to MIASDSPVADPHRKDAVADSPIALDFNVKAIEDVTIAGPPELMARDLMSPYVWREPDGRYAMMVRAVVPQGQELTDTGVIWSGWSEDGRHFQMLDRPSIVPGPGDHDAGGVEDPTVVRTDRGYVVYYSGVLSDHSHGELSYAAGPSLDALTKSGVALASSKSEGNTKEATVDRTADGGWRLFYEYAADEASRVGLAVGPDVAGPWDEQPTPFTPRTDSWDDWHLSTGPLLTDDPSTPVMFYNGATRDARWRIGWVAFDADYTRVVARGIQPLVTPPPVDDRSATDIAFAASVVVVGGAIWLYYSLEDRRLARALIRRS